One stretch of Syntrophales bacterium DNA includes these proteins:
- the mnmE gene encoding tRNA uridine-5-carboxymethylaminomethyl(34) synthesis GTPase MnmE, whose protein sequence is MTLRGTIAAIATPVGVGGLGIIRVSGPRSEEIARLLFKPRRQADNLMTHHLYHGDIISPETGATLDEVLIALMRKPHSYTGEDTLEISCHGGPLILQVVLSEVIRAGARLAEPGEFTRRAFLNNRLDLSQAEAVADMITAKTDRGLEVAVSHLKGELAKKIESLRTSIIDVLAILETSIDFSEEDADSEQNHEPVGRIQAIVDDLHAVLATYEQGKIYRYGINAVITGKPNAGKSSLLNRLLGEKRAIVTPIPGTTRDFIEEFINIEGIPVRLTDTAGIRHPENIIEREGIALVREKLSSADLVIIVLDGSEELTEEDIEIIEENRLRKTVLVINKTDLPHLINIQEVHRLIPDLHPLWISAKYGDGIPALKECIYTLCMKQTDDRQSTTMITNIRHKMAVEKAAILLSQAKDGIVDGLSPEFPALDIREALDSLGEIVGKMINEEVLDRIFSTFCIGK, encoded by the coding sequence GTGACACTCCGAGGCACCATAGCGGCCATTGCTACCCCTGTGGGTGTGGGGGGACTCGGCATTATACGGGTCAGTGGTCCAAGATCAGAAGAGATCGCCCGACTACTTTTCAAACCCCGGAGGCAGGCGGACAATCTTATGACACACCACCTCTATCACGGAGACATCATCTCACCTGAAACGGGCGCTACCCTCGACGAGGTTCTGATCGCCCTCATGAGAAAACCCCATTCCTATACCGGCGAGGATACGCTGGAGATAAGCTGTCACGGTGGGCCGTTGATCCTGCAGGTCGTATTGAGTGAAGTCATCAGGGCAGGGGCCCGCCTGGCAGAACCCGGGGAATTCACGAGACGGGCCTTTTTAAACAACCGCTTAGATCTGTCACAGGCGGAAGCAGTTGCTGATATGATCACGGCAAAGACGGACAGGGGTCTCGAAGTAGCCGTATCACATCTCAAGGGGGAATTAGCGAAAAAAATCGAGTCCTTGCGAACATCAATCATTGACGTTCTTGCCATTCTTGAGACCTCCATTGATTTTTCTGAAGAAGATGCGGATAGCGAGCAAAACCATGAACCTGTTGGAAGAATTCAAGCTATTGTAGATGACCTGCACGCAGTTCTGGCGACATACGAGCAGGGAAAGATTTACAGGTACGGGATCAACGCTGTGATCACGGGAAAACCAAATGCAGGAAAATCAAGTCTTCTCAATCGTCTCCTCGGAGAGAAACGGGCCATCGTGACCCCCATCCCGGGAACAACGAGGGATTTTATCGAGGAATTTATTAACATCGAAGGGATACCGGTAAGGCTTACCGATACAGCCGGGATCAGACATCCGGAAAATATCATTGAACGGGAAGGTATCGCCCTCGTCCGGGAAAAACTCTCCTCGGCAGATCTGGTGATCATCGTCCTTGACGGTAGTGAAGAGTTAACAGAAGAAGACATAGAGATTATTGAAGAAAACAGGTTAAGGAAGACGGTACTGGTTATCAACAAGACAGATCTACCCCATTTGATCAACATACAGGAAGTTCATCGTCTCATCCCTGATCTGCACCCTTTATGGATCTCGGCAAAATACGGTGATGGCATCCCCGCCTTGAAAGAATGCATTTACACCCTCTGCATGAAACAAACTGACGATCGTCAGTCAACAACGATGATTACCAATATCCGCCATAAGATGGCGGTGGAAAAAGCAGCCATTCTTTTATCACAGGCTAAGGATGGTATCGTGGATGGTCTTTCTCCAGAATTTCCCGCTTTAGACATCCGGGAAGCACTCGATAGTCTGGGTGAAATCGTCGGAAAGATGATCAACGAGGAGGTATTGGACAGGATATTTTCGACCTTCTGTATCGGCAAGTAA